The following coding sequences are from one Halobacteria archaeon AArc-dxtr1 window:
- a CDS encoding single-stranded DNA binding protein, producing MSDIEEVYEDLEADVSLERFREAVEAKVEQMGGLADEETAAMLVAHELDESEVGGVGDIEPGMEEVKFVAKVVSIGEVRTFERDGEDEDGRVVNVEVADETGAVRAAFWDEHAEAAIEELEEGQVLRVKGRPKEGFSGVEVSVDDVQPDDDTEIDVQLSDTHTVEALSLGLSNVNLVGEVLATDSVRTFDRDDGSEGKVANLTLGDQTGRIRVTLWDDQAPRAEEIDVGSAVEIVDGYVRERDGDLELHVGDRGAVEVVDEDVAYVPDSTPIEAVEIGQTVDIAGVVRSADPKRTFDRDDGSEGQVRNIRIQDATGDIRVAMWGEKADFDIGPGDEVALADVEIQDGWQDDLEASAGWRSTVTILDTETAAETPDSAADDTASAGLSAFADGTGSDGSEGADGDDSERPATPDSSSDVANSSDGEPAEGDELEFTGVVVQAGEPVVLDDGETTMSVDTGADLGLGEEVTVRGTVRDGRLEANDVF from the coding sequence ATGAGCGACATCGAGGAGGTCTACGAGGACCTCGAGGCCGACGTCTCGCTCGAGCGCTTTCGCGAGGCGGTCGAGGCGAAGGTCGAGCAGATGGGTGGACTCGCCGACGAGGAGACGGCAGCGATGCTGGTCGCTCACGAACTCGACGAGAGTGAGGTCGGCGGTGTCGGGGACATCGAACCCGGAATGGAGGAGGTGAAGTTCGTCGCGAAGGTCGTCTCCATCGGTGAGGTCCGGACGTTCGAGCGCGACGGCGAGGACGAAGACGGCCGCGTCGTTAACGTCGAAGTCGCAGACGAGACCGGCGCCGTGCGTGCGGCCTTCTGGGACGAACACGCTGAAGCCGCCATCGAGGAGCTCGAGGAGGGGCAGGTCCTCCGCGTGAAAGGCCGCCCGAAGGAGGGCTTTTCGGGCGTCGAGGTGAGCGTCGACGACGTCCAGCCCGACGACGACACCGAGATTGACGTCCAGCTGTCGGATACCCACACCGTCGAGGCGCTCTCGCTCGGTCTCTCGAACGTCAATCTCGTCGGCGAAGTGCTCGCCACTGACTCGGTCCGAACGTTCGACCGCGACGACGGCTCCGAGGGGAAGGTCGCGAACCTCACGCTCGGCGACCAGACCGGGCGCATTCGCGTCACCCTCTGGGACGACCAAGCGCCCCGAGCCGAGGAGATCGACGTCGGTAGTGCCGTCGAAATTGTCGACGGCTACGTCCGCGAGCGCGACGGCGACCTCGAACTCCACGTCGGCGATCGGGGTGCGGTCGAGGTCGTCGACGAAGACGTCGCCTACGTCCCCGACAGCACGCCGATCGAGGCCGTCGAGATCGGTCAGACGGTCGACATCGCGGGCGTCGTCCGCTCGGCCGATCCTAAACGCACCTTCGACCGCGACGACGGCTCTGAGGGCCAGGTCAGAAACATTCGCATCCAGGATGCCACCGGCGATATCCGCGTGGCGATGTGGGGCGAGAAGGCGGATTTCGACATCGGCCCCGGCGACGAGGTTGCCCTCGCCGACGTCGAGATCCAGGACGGCTGGCAGGACGATCTCGAGGCCTCGGCAGGCTGGCGCTCGACGGTCACTATTCTGGACACCGAGACGGCCGCCGAAACCCCTGATTCGGCGGCCGACGACACCGCCTCGGCCGGACTCTCGGCATTCGCCGACGGAACCGGAAGTGACGGCTCTGAGGGCGCGGATGGTGACGACTCCGAACGCCCCGCTACACCGGACTCGAGTTCCGACGTCGCGAACTCGTCCGATGGTGAGCCAGCCGAGGGCGACGAACTCGAGTTCACTGGTGTCGTCGTTCAGGCCGGGGAACCGGTCGTCTTAGACGACGGCGAGACGACGATGAGCGTCGATACCGGCGCAGACCTCGGTCTCGGTGAAGAGGTGACCGTTCGCGGAACCGTCCGCGATGGACGACTCGAGGCGAACGACGTCTTCTAG
- a CDS encoding DUF4870 domain-containing protein: MSDDYCDNCGSALSPGAKFCSECGEPVADDGWGASSRRDDAWDEPTGDDYQTRPTPSQTTGDQTALAVLAHVLPLFTWLIGPLIVYVVADGQFATENARNALNWQLMFTVYMLVSFVLVFVAIGIVLLFVVSILNVVFCILAAVKALQGETWEYPATPRIV; encoded by the coding sequence ATGTCGGACGACTACTGCGACAACTGCGGCTCTGCGCTCAGTCCCGGAGCGAAGTTCTGCTCCGAGTGTGGCGAACCCGTCGCCGACGACGGCTGGGGAGCGTCGTCCAGACGTGACGATGCGTGGGACGAACCGACCGGAGACGATTATCAGACTCGGCCGACGCCGTCCCAGACGACCGGCGACCAGACGGCGCTCGCGGTGCTTGCCCACGTCCTCCCACTTTTCACGTGGCTCATCGGTCCACTCATCGTCTACGTCGTCGCGGACGGTCAGTTCGCCACCGAGAACGCCAGAAACGCGCTCAACTGGCAGCTCATGTTCACCGTCTACATGCTCGTCTCGTTCGTTCTCGTCTTCGTGGCGATTGGAATCGTCCTCCTGTTCGTCGTCTCGATTCTGAACGTCGTCTTTTGCATTCTGGCTGCGGTAAAGGCCTTGCAGGGCGAGACCTGGGAGTACCCGGCGACGCCGCGAATCGTCTGA
- a CDS encoding rubrerythrin-like domain-containing protein, with protein MPQGQDVENDTSEIDSEYECLQCGRIVAAETHPGTCSECGGEFQNRAKSLE; from the coding sequence ATGCCACAAGGCCAAGACGTCGAGAACGACACCTCCGAGATCGATTCGGAGTACGAGTGCCTCCAGTGTGGGCGGATCGTCGCGGCCGAAACCCACCCCGGAACCTGTTCGGAATGCGGTGGCGAGTTCCAGAACCGAGCGAAATCACTTGAGTAA
- a CDS encoding TIGR00296 family protein, translated as MSQGQGVDLSYEDGARAVELARESVESFVRHGQREHPGSMREAFYERTGAFVRLESTRGRGSLRGCAGGYRSDEQLGHVIVDAAIEAASGDSCGSEVTPSELDNLTVSVCTVRSVVLTDDPVADIELGTHGVAVDGGGEGGWLYPTVPVENGWSEHEYLDRTCRKARLPPTAWQDDDVVVTLFEGQVFRERAGDGSIEQL; from the coding sequence ATGTCACAGGGACAGGGTGTCGACCTCTCCTACGAAGACGGCGCGCGTGCCGTCGAACTTGCACGTGAGTCCGTCGAATCCTTCGTTCGTCACGGCCAACGAGAACATCCGGGTAGCATGCGCGAAGCCTTCTACGAGCGAACGGGCGCGTTCGTCAGGCTCGAGTCCACCCGCGGACGCGGAAGTCTTCGCGGCTGCGCCGGGGGCTATCGGTCGGACGAACAGCTCGGCCACGTCATCGTCGACGCAGCGATCGAAGCTGCAAGCGGCGACTCCTGTGGGTCGGAGGTCACTCCTTCGGAGCTCGACAATCTCACCGTCTCGGTCTGTACCGTCCGAAGCGTGGTCCTGACCGACGATCCAGTCGCAGACATCGAGCTCGGCACGCACGGCGTCGCCGTCGACGGCGGCGGCGAGGGGGGCTGGCTCTACCCGACCGTCCCCGTCGAGAACGGCTGGAGCGAACACGAGTACCTAGATCGAACCTGTCGCAAAGCTCGCCTCCCGCCGACGGCGTGGCAAGACGACGATGTCGTCGTCACACTCTTCGAGGGCCAGGTGTTCCGCGAGCGGGCCGGCGACGGCAGCATCGAGCAGTTGTAA